The proteins below are encoded in one region of Danio rerio strain Tuebingen ecotype United States chromosome 14, GRCz12tu, whole genome shotgun sequence:
- the glrbb gene encoding glycine receptor, beta b isoform X1: protein MDTQRCKMQLESFGYTTDDLQFMWQSGDPVQMDEIALPQFDIKQEDIEYGNCTKYYAGTGYYTCVEVIFTLRRQVGFYMMGVYAPTLLIVVLSWLSFWINPDASAARVPLGILSVLSLSSECTSLASELPKVSYVKAIDIWLIACLLFGFASLVEYAVVQVMLNSPKLLEAERAKIATKEKAEGKTPAKNTINGMGSTPIHVSTLQVTETRCKKVCTSKSDLRTNDFSIVGSLPRDFELSNFDCYGKPIEVGSAFSKSQAKNNKKPPPPKPVIPSAAKRIDLYARALFPFSFLFFNVIYWSVYL from the exons ATGGACACCCAGCGATGCAAAATGCAGCTTGAGAGCT TTGGTTACACCACAGATGACCTGCAGTTCATGTGGCAGTCTGGTGACCCCGTGCAGATGGATGAAATTGCTCTGCCTCAGTTTGATATTAAGCAAGAAGACATTGAATATGGCAACTGCACCAAGTACTACGCAGGGACGG GCTACTACACGTGCGTGGAGGTGATTTTTACTCTGAGAAGGCAGGTGGGCTTCTACATGATGGGTGTTTATGCACCCACCCTGCTCATCGTTGTCCTTTCCTGGCTCTCCTTTTGGATTAATCCTGACGCCAGCGCTGCCCGTGTGCCTCTGG GGATTCTGTCAGTGCTCTCGCTCTCCTCTGAGTGCACGTCTCTGGCCTCTGAACTGCCCAAAGTCTCCTATGTAAAGGCCATTGACATCTGGCTGATTGCCTGTCTGCTCTTTGGCTTCGCCTCTCTGGTGGAGTATGCCGTGGTTCAGGTGATGCTCAACAGCCCTAAACTGTTGGAGGCGGAGAGAGCAAAGATCGCCACCAAGGAGAAGGCGGAGGGAAAGACCCCTGCTAAAAACACCATCAACGGCATGGGGAGCACCCCTATACACGTCAGCACACTCCAG GTGACAGAGACAAGGTGCAAAAAGGTATGCACCTCCAAGTCGGATTTGCGCACCAATGACTTCAGCATCGTAGGTTCTCTGCCTCGAGACTTTGAACTCTCAAACTTTGACTGCTACGGCAAACCCATTGAAGTCGGCAGTGCTTTTAGCAAATCGCAAGCCAAGAACAACAAGAAGCCACCACCTCCTAAACCTGTCATCCCTTCAGCTGCCAAACGCATAGATCTGTATGCCCGTGCCCTCTTCCCTTTCTCCTTCCTTTTCTTTAATGTAATTTACTGGTCTGTGTATTTGTGA